A stretch of Bacteroidales bacterium DNA encodes these proteins:
- a CDS encoding RelA/SpoT family protein: MKTETNKIFVSRETERKYRVLLRAGKNVLQDGQKDIRKAFHLILSVGKDDQLYGQQAIDFVLDLALITVEELGLRKPSVLASMLYHFVPSGLIRPEQIRDTFGEKVAAMTEELARISGISVNDTVHQAENFRNMLLSMVTDINVILIKLGERLKIMRILDLFPEKERYPFASDTFYLFAPLAHRLGLYNIKSEMEDLSLKHIQPEAYQNITRKLAETTTRRNRFIKEFIQPIHDELSLQGFDFSIKARLKSVYSIYNKMVKQRVDFEEVYDLFAIRIILNSTSGKEKSDCWHVYSVVTDLYQPNPLRMRDWISVPKSNGYESLHTTVIGPEGRWVEVQIRTARMDEIAEKGLAAHWKYKGGQTDDQMEKLLEQIRESLESPDSENSERLDNMKLNLYSKEIFVFTPKGDLRKLPVGSTVLDFAFDIHSDIGSVCVGAKVNGKNVPIRHVLQNGDKVEINTFKNQKPSTDWLSAVVTSKARNRIKAVLKDEERKISEQGREILTRRFKNWKLTLDDHALKIMQKICKVKTYTEVYALAVDDKIDFSAIKEAVAASEKEEKQKTPEKIDEQAVGKLARPHQGKDSGKDFISIDGKTGGWDYKLAKCCNPVYGDRIFAFVTINDGVKIHRENCPNAKQMAEKFGYRILDARWVDSEQDSLYQADLWVTGHDEIGVVNRLTDIVSKEMNTPIRSISLQTNDGIFGGTISVLVKDTNYLDTLINRVKKVKGVINAYRTST; this comes from the coding sequence GTGAAGACAGAAACAAATAAAATATTTGTCAGTCGTGAAACGGAGCGTAAATACAGGGTGCTTCTCCGTGCCGGGAAAAATGTATTGCAGGATGGACAGAAAGACATCCGGAAAGCTTTCCATCTGATACTGAGTGTAGGCAAGGATGATCAGCTTTATGGCCAACAGGCCATTGATTTTGTACTGGACCTGGCGTTGATTACAGTGGAGGAATTAGGGCTACGGAAACCTTCGGTACTGGCATCCATGTTGTACCATTTTGTTCCTTCCGGTTTGATCAGGCCGGAACAGATCCGGGATACTTTTGGTGAAAAAGTAGCTGCAATGACGGAAGAACTGGCAAGGATATCGGGTATTAGTGTGAATGACACCGTCCATCAGGCGGAAAATTTCCGCAATATGTTACTGTCTATGGTCACCGATATCAATGTAATATTGATCAAATTGGGTGAACGCCTGAAAATCATGCGTATACTGGACCTGTTCCCTGAAAAAGAGCGTTATCCATTTGCCTCCGACACCTTTTACTTGTTCGCTCCCTTGGCTCACAGGCTGGGTCTGTATAATATCAAGTCGGAAATGGAAGACCTGTCTTTGAAGCACATCCAACCCGAAGCATACCAGAACATTACACGCAAACTGGCTGAAACGACAACCAGACGTAACCGCTTCATCAAAGAATTCATCCAACCCATCCATGATGAACTGAGCCTGCAGGGATTTGACTTTTCGATCAAAGCAAGGCTTAAATCGGTTTATTCCATTTACAATAAGATGGTCAAACAGCGTGTAGACTTTGAAGAAGTGTATGACCTGTTTGCCATCCGTATTATATTGAATTCAACATCCGGCAAGGAAAAGTCGGATTGCTGGCATGTTTATTCGGTAGTCACCGATCTTTACCAACCCAATCCTTTACGGATGCGCGACTGGATCTCAGTGCCCAAATCGAACGGCTATGAATCGCTGCATACAACGGTGATCGGCCCTGAAGGGCGCTGGGTAGAAGTACAGATACGTACTGCACGGATGGACGAAATCGCCGAAAAAGGACTCGCAGCCCACTGGAAGTATAAAGGCGGACAGACAGATGATCAGATGGAAAAGCTGCTGGAACAGATACGGGAAAGCCTTGAATCTCCCGATTCTGAAAATTCCGAGCGTTTAGACAATATGAAGCTGAACCTTTATTCAAAGGAGATCTTCGTCTTTACGCCTAAAGGAGACCTGCGAAAATTACCGGTCGGATCAACCGTACTTGACTTTGCTTTCGATATCCATTCCGATATAGGCTCTGTTTGTGTAGGAGCAAAAGTGAACGGGAAAAATGTACCTATACGGCATGTGCTCCAAAATGGAGATAAAGTAGAGATCAATACTTTTAAGAACCAGAAACCAAGCACTGACTGGTTATCTGCTGTGGTTACCTCCAAAGCAAGAAACCGTATTAAGGCAGTACTGAAAGACGAAGAACGCAAAATTTCGGAACAGGGCCGTGAAATACTGACTCGCCGGTTCAAGAACTGGAAGCTGACCCTGGATGACCATGCGCTGAAAATCATGCAGAAAATATGCAAGGTGAAAACCTATACCGAAGTTTATGCGTTGGCGGTAGATGATAAAATTGATTTTTCGGCGATAAAGGAAGCTGTTGCAGCATCGGAAAAGGAAGAAAAGCAAAAGACACCTGAAAAGATCGACGAACAGGCAGTAGGAAAACTAGCCCGCCCCCATCAGGGAAAAGATAGTGGGAAGGATTTTATCAGCATTGACGGAAAAACGGGTGGATGGGATTATAAACTGGCCAAATGTTGCAATCCAGTTTACGGCGATCGGATTTTTGCATTTGTCACCATCAATGACGGGGTAAAAATACACCGGGAAAATTGTCCGAATGCCAAACAGATGGCCGAGAAATTCGGATACCGTATCCTGGACGCCCGGTGGGTGGATTCGGAACAGGATTCACTATACCAGGCCGATTTATGGGTCACCGGACATGATGAGATAGGGGTCGTCAACCGGTTGACCGACATTGTATCCAAGGAAATGAATACGCCGATCAGGTCCATTTCCCTGCAAACCAATGATGGCATATTCGGAGGTACCATTTCCGTTTTGGTCAAAGACACCAATTATCTGGACACATTGATCAACCGGGTGAAAAAGGTAAAAGGCGTGATCAATGCTTACCGCACCTCCACGTAA